A window of Longispora fulva contains these coding sequences:
- a CDS encoding TetR/AcrR family transcriptional regulator yields the protein MVQERRRLTADDWADAALAVLAEHGLAAVAVEPLAHRLRATKGSFYWHFPNRPALVAAALARWEHRYTESVIEGLRAEPDPAARLRALFRSATPVAEYHRVEVNVLAAATDPQVAPVLARVAARRLGYLVHLFAELGFTPARAHQRGLLAYATYVGHAELSTRLPRTFPGDAADVESYIDEVLAVLLRP from the coding sequence ATGGTTCAAGAGCGCAGGAGACTCACCGCCGACGACTGGGCGGACGCGGCGCTCGCAGTCCTGGCCGAGCACGGTCTGGCCGCCGTGGCCGTCGAGCCACTCGCGCACCGGCTGCGGGCCACCAAGGGCAGCTTCTACTGGCATTTCCCCAACCGCCCGGCGTTGGTCGCGGCGGCGCTGGCCCGCTGGGAGCACCGGTACACCGAATCCGTGATCGAGGGTCTTCGCGCCGAACCCGACCCGGCGGCCCGGCTCCGCGCCCTGTTCCGCAGCGCGACCCCGGTCGCGGAATACCACAGGGTGGAGGTCAACGTCCTGGCGGCGGCCACCGACCCGCAGGTCGCACCCGTCCTGGCCCGGGTGGCCGCCCGCCGGCTGGGGTACCTGGTGCACCTGTTCGCCGAACTCGGCTTCACCCCCGCCCGGGCGCACCAGCGGGGGCTGCTCGCCTACGCCACCTACGTCGGCCACGCGGAGCTGTCGACCCGGCTGCCGCGCACGTTCCCCGGCGACGCGGCCGACGTCGAAAGCTACATCGACGAGGTGCTCGCGGTCCTGCTGCGTCCGTGA